A single Phragmites australis chromosome 4, lpPhrAust1.1, whole genome shotgun sequence DNA region contains:
- the LOC133916102 gene encoding nuclear/nucleolar GTPase 2 — MAKKKERGVNVSGKPRHSLDVNRANDKKGAGGGAGGGARSAATVRRLQMYKTRPKRDRSGKVLRNDLQSKELPNTRIEPDRRWFGNTRVVDQKRLEFFREELASRMSNNYNVILKERKLPLSLLQDHQKQAKAHLLDIEPFEHAFGPKGKRKRPKLMALDYDSLLKKADDSQDAFEEKYASSKLPKEEEEDGLRDLVRHTMFEKGQSKRIWGELYKVIDSSDVVVQVLDARDPMGTRCYHLEKHLKENCKHKHLVFLLNKCDLVPAWATKGWLRTLSRDYPTLAFHANVNNSFGKGSLLSVLRQFARLKNDKQAISVGFIGYPNVGKSSVINTLRSKTVCKVAPIPGETKVWQYITLTKKIFLIDCPGVVYQNNDSETDIVLKGVVRVTNLADAAEHIGEVLRRVKKEHVQRAYKIHDWVDDNDFLVQLSRTSGKLLKGGEPDLTTVAKMVLHDWQRGKIPFFVPPPQRNDDSASESAEPVEKSDEDGVSSDRTAAAMKAIAGIISSQQTMNVPCQKEHSANNEDSKLAEQSE; from the exons atggcgaagaagaaggagagggggGTGAACGTGTCGGGCAAGCCGCGCCACTCGCTCGACGTCAACCGCGCCAATGACAAAAAGGGCGCgggtggcggcgccggcggcggggccCGGTCCGCAGCCACCGTGCGCCGGCTGCAGATGTACAAGACGCGGCCCAAGAGGGACCGCTCGGGGAAGGTGCTCAGGAACGACCTCCAGTCCAAGGAGCTCCCCAACACCCGCATCGAGCCCGACCGCCGCTGGTTCG GGAATACACGCGTTGTGGACCAGAAACGGCTTGAATTCTTTCGGGAGGAACTCGCGAGTCGGATGTCCAACAACTACAATGTCATCTTGAAAGAACGGAAGCTGCCACTATCGCTCCTGCAGGATCATCAAAAG CAAGCAAAGGCACATCTTCTTGACATTGAGCCTTTTGAGCATGCCTTTGGACCAAAGGGCAAGAGGAAACGCCCAAAACTAATGGCTCTTGATTATGACTCTTTACTAAAGAAAGCTGATGATTCTCAAG ATGCATTTGAGGAAAAATATGCTTCATCAAAGTTGccgaaggaggaagaggaggatggcTTAAGAGATCTAGTCAGGCATACAATGTTTGAGAAGGGACAGAGCAAAAGAATTTGGGGTGAACTGTACAAAGTTATTGACTCTTCAGATGTTGTTGTGCAG GTGTTGGATGCTAGGGATCCAATGGGCACTCGATGCTACCATCTAGAGAAACATCTGAAGGAGAACTGCAAACACAAACACTTAGTTTTCTTACTAAATAAG TGTGATCTAGTACCTGCTTGGGCTACAAAAGGATGGTTACGTACTCTGTCGAGGGACTATCCCACCCTAGCATTCCATGCAAATGTCAATAATTCATTTGGCAAA GGGTCTCTTCTGTCAGTATTGAGGCAGTTTGCACGTTTGAAGAATGACAAACAAGCCATATCTGTTGGATTCATTGGATATCCCAATGTTGGGAAGTCATCAGTTATTAACACACTACGGTCGAAGACT GTTTGCAAAGTCGCTCCAATTCCTGGTGAAACAAAAGTGTGGCAGTATATCACTCTcactaaaaaaatctttttgatTGACTGTCCTGGAGTTGTCTATCAAAATAATGATTCAGAAACTGATATAGTTCTGAAGGGTGTG GTACGAGTGACAAATTTGGCGGATGCTGCTGAGCACATTGGTGAAGTTCTGAGGCGCGTTAAAAAGGAGCATGTTCAAAGGGCATATAAAATTCATGATTG GGTTGATGATAACGATTTTCTTGTCCAGTTGAGCAGGACTAGTGGAAAATTACTCAAG GGTGGTGAGCCTGATCTGACAACAGTGGCCAAGATGGTACTTCATGACTGGCAGAGGGGTAAAATTCCCTTTTTTGTACCCCCTCCGCAGCGCAATGATGATAGTGCATCTGAAAGTGCTGAGCCTGTTGAGAAATCCGATGAGGACGGTGTAAGTAGTGACAGGACTGCTGCTGCCATGAAAGCAATTGCTGGAATAATCTCATCGCAGCAGACCATGAATGTACCGTGCCAGAAGGAACACAGTGCAAATAACGAAGACAGCAAGCTTGCAGAGCAATCAGAGTAA